The following are encoded in a window of Pseudomonas graminis genomic DNA:
- a CDS encoding cache domain-containing protein: MAVVSKNACSRLLMGVLAALCIGQGWAAGDEAEEAAAAKGLLEKAVARYRVQGDKALAEYSRQGEFVDGERYVFVTDTKGIMLASGGPSVALIGRDVSSVLDPELQKTFRQVLQTPESAGVQQAEYRWQNWRDGKVERKRVYFQRIGDRVLAVGYYLPRASPEQARALLDKASKALDQDKDGTLHAINDLKGGFLQDDLYVFVVNVETRRYVAHGTNLRLVNTDFSKVKDPEGKPVGIPMLELIKKQPEGEYEYRWRNPVTSKIEHKHAYVRKVGEFLVAVGYYSG, from the coding sequence ATGGCAGTCGTGTCAAAAAACGCATGCAGCAGGCTACTGATGGGTGTGCTCGCTGCCTTGTGCATCGGGCAGGGCTGGGCAGCAGGCGACGAAGCCGAGGAAGCGGCAGCGGCCAAGGGACTGCTGGAAAAAGCCGTTGCCCGGTATCGCGTCCAGGGAGACAAAGCGCTGGCCGAGTACAGCCGCCAGGGCGAGTTTGTTGATGGCGAGCGTTATGTTTTCGTCACCGATACCAAAGGCATCATGCTTGCAAGTGGCGGGCCATCGGTCGCGTTAATCGGCCGAGATGTGTCGTCCGTGCTTGATCCTGAGTTGCAGAAAACCTTCAGGCAGGTGCTGCAAACCCCGGAAAGCGCCGGCGTTCAGCAGGCCGAATATCGCTGGCAGAACTGGCGCGACGGCAAGGTCGAGCGCAAGCGGGTGTATTTCCAGCGCATCGGCGATCGAGTGTTGGCTGTCGGTTATTACTTGCCCCGTGCTTCGCCGGAGCAGGCGAGGGCGTTGCTCGACAAAGCTTCCAAGGCGCTGGACCAGGATAAAGACGGCACCCTCCATGCGATCAATGACCTCAAGGGCGGGTTTCTGCAAGACGATCTGTATGTCTTCGTGGTGAACGTTGAGACCAGACGCTACGTGGCCCACGGCACCAATCTGCGGCTGGTGAACACCGACTTCAGCAAGGTCAAGGATCCGGAAGGCAAACCGGTTGGCATTCCAATGCTCGAGCTGATCAAGAAGCAGCCCGAAGGCGAGTACGAATACCGCTGGCGCAATCCGGTCACCAGCAAGATCGAACATAAGCACGCTTACGTGCGCAAGGTCGGTGAATTCCTGGTGGCGGTGGGTTACTACAGCGGCTGA
- a CDS encoding TetR family transcriptional regulator: MVRRTKEEAQETRKQILEAAEQAFYDRGVSRTTLADIAALAGVTRGAIYWHFSNKADLVQAMLDSLHEPLEEMARASESEDEVDPLGWTRKLLIHLFQQVASDPKTRRINEILFHKFEFTDEMCDMRQQRQFVWLDANERIALALSNASRQGQLPADLNPQRAAICLHAYIHGIIGQWLLVPESFPLHDDAERLVDGILDMLRFSPALRDTTSA, translated from the coding sequence ATGGTTCGACGCACGAAAGAAGAAGCCCAGGAAACGCGCAAGCAGATCCTCGAAGCTGCCGAGCAGGCTTTCTACGATCGAGGGGTCTCCCGCACGACGCTTGCCGATATTGCGGCCTTGGCTGGCGTGACCCGCGGCGCGATCTATTGGCATTTCAGCAACAAGGCCGATCTGGTCCAGGCCATGCTCGACAGCCTGCATGAGCCTCTGGAAGAGATGGCGAGGGCGAGCGAAAGCGAAGATGAAGTAGACCCGCTGGGATGGACGCGCAAGCTTCTCATTCATTTGTTTCAGCAAGTTGCCAGCGATCCTAAAACCCGTCGCATCAATGAAATTCTGTTCCATAAATTCGAATTTACCGACGAAATGTGTGACATGCGGCAACAACGGCAATTTGTCTGGCTTGACGCCAACGAGCGGATTGCGCTGGCGCTCAGTAATGCTTCCCGGCAAGGCCAGCTCCCCGCTGACCTCAATCCGCAGCGCGCTGCGATCTGCCTGCATGCTTATATCCACGGCATCATCGGCCAGTGGCTGCTGGTGCCGGAAAGCTTCCCGCTGCATGACGACGCCGAGCGTCTGGTCGATGGCATTCTCGACATGCTCCGCTTCAGCCCGGCGTTACGCGATACCACGTCGGCCTAA
- a CDS encoding efflux RND transporter periplasmic adaptor subunit: protein MQFKPAVTVLVTAVALASLLSGCSKKEEAAAAPPPPQVGVVTLKTQAYTLTSELPGRTTAFRIAEVRPQVNGIILKRLFTEGADVKAGQQLYQIDPAIYQATLDSAKATYESSNSLAGRYKQLINEQAVSRQEYDTAVGSAREAKAAVQTAEINLRYTKVYAPISGRIGRSLVTEGALVSNGQADAMATIQQLDPIYVDVIQSSAEMLKLRRELESGKLQKAGENSAKVKLVLEDGSLYPIEGKLEFSEVSVDQTTGSVTLRAVFPNPDHTLLPGMFVHARLQSGVAENAILVPQQGITRDLKGTPTALVVNADNKVESRTLVANRTIGSDWLVEKGLNAGDRVITEGLQYVKPGAEVKVAEATNVNAANPATAPATDKAAGSKGE from the coding sequence ATGCAATTCAAGCCAGCTGTTACCGTACTGGTCACTGCCGTCGCCCTGGCATCGCTGCTCTCCGGATGCAGCAAGAAGGAAGAAGCGGCCGCAGCACCACCGCCCCCTCAGGTCGGCGTCGTTACTCTGAAAACCCAGGCCTACACCCTCACCTCTGAACTTCCCGGTCGGACCACTGCGTTCCGTATCGCCGAAGTGCGTCCGCAAGTGAACGGCATCATTCTCAAGCGCCTGTTTACTGAAGGTGCGGACGTCAAAGCCGGTCAGCAGCTCTATCAGATCGACCCGGCGATTTACCAGGCCACCCTGGACAGCGCCAAAGCGACCTACGAATCCTCCAACTCCCTCGCTGGCCGCTATAAGCAGCTGATCAACGAGCAAGCCGTCAGCCGTCAGGAATACGACACGGCGGTGGGTTCGGCTCGTGAAGCGAAGGCGGCGGTGCAGACAGCGGAGATCAACCTGCGCTACACCAAGGTCTATGCGCCGATCTCCGGCCGCATCGGTCGCTCGCTGGTGACGGAAGGTGCGCTGGTCAGCAACGGCCAGGCCGATGCGATGGCCACCATTCAGCAGCTCGACCCGATTTACGTCGACGTGATCCAGTCTTCGGCCGAGATGCTCAAGCTGCGTCGCGAACTGGAAAGCGGCAAGCTGCAGAAAGCCGGCGAGAACTCCGCGAAGGTCAAGCTGGTACTGGAAGACGGCAGCCTCTACCCCATCGAAGGCAAGCTTGAGTTCTCCGAAGTGTCGGTCGACCAGACCACCGGTTCCGTGACGCTGCGCGCCGTGTTCCCGAACCCGGATCACACTCTGTTGCCGGGCATGTTCGTGCATGCACGACTGCAATCGGGCGTGGCCGAGAACGCGATCCTGGTTCCACAGCAAGGCATCACCCGTGATCTGAAAGGCACGCCAACCGCATTGGTGGTGAACGCCGACAACAAGGTCGAGTCCCGCACGCTGGTTGCCAACCGCACCATCGGCAGCGACTGGTTGGTTGAAAAGGGCCTGAACGCAGGTGATCGCGTGATTACCGAAGGGCTGCAATACGTCAAGCCAGGCGCTGAAGTGAAAGTGGCCGAAGCCACCAACGTCAACGCAGCTAACCCGGCAACTGCCCCGGCAACTGATAAAGCCGCAGGCAGCAAAGGGGAGTAA
- a CDS encoding efflux RND transporter permease subunit: MSKFFIDRPIFAWVIALVIMLVGTLSILKLPINQYPAIAPPAIAIAVTYPGANAQTVQDTVVQVIEQQLNGIDNLRYVSSESNSDGSMTITATFNQGTNPDIAQVQVQNKLNLATPLLPQEVQQQGIRVTKAVKNFLMVVGLVSEDGSMGKEDLSNYIVSNMQDPISRTSGVGDFQVFGAQYAMRIWLDPAKLNNFQLTPVDVKTAITAQNVQVSSGQIGGLPALKGQQLNATIIGKTRLQTAEQFGNILLKVNQDGSQVRLKDVAKVGLGGENYSIDAQFNGKPASGLAIKLATGANALDTAKAIRATISQLEPFFPPGMKVVYPYDTTPVVQESITGVVHTLGEAIILVFLVMYLFLQNFRATIITTMTVPVVLLGTFGILAAAGFTINTLTMFGVILAIGLLVDDAIVVVENVERVMAEDKLSPRDATIKSMEQIQGALVGIALVLCAVLLPMAFFGGSTGVIYRQFSITIVSAMALSVLVALIFTPALCSTLLKPIDHEKHGQPKRGFFGWFNRTFDRSVVSYERGVGNMLKHKIPAFIVYALIVCGTIWMFTRIPSAFLPEEDQGVIFAQVQTPPGSSAERTQTVIDNMRKYLLEEESGAVNSVFTVNGFNFAGRGQSSGLAFIMLKPWGDRDASNSVFELAKRAQQHFFGFRDAMTFAVVPPAVLELGNATGFDVYLQDQGGVGHAKLMEARNQLLGMAAQSKILAGVRPNGLNDEPQYQLVIDDERAQALGLSLSDINTTLSIAMGGNYVNDFIDRGRVKKVYVQGDASARMKPEDLKKWYVRNTAGEMVPFASFATGEWVFGSPKLSRYNGVPAEEVLGTPAPGYSTGEAMAEVEQLAKKLPAGVGLSWTGLSYEERLSGSQAPALYALSILIVFLCLAALYESWSIPIAVLLVIPLGVIGALIATSLRGLSNDVFFQVGLLVTVGLAAKNAILIVEFAKELHEQGKGIVDATIEACRMRLRPIVMTSMAFILGVVPLAISSGAGAGSQHSIGTGVIGGMITAVILAIFWVPLFFVSISSLFKGKQKHTPHDEAGQ, encoded by the coding sequence ATGTCGAAATTTTTTATCGACCGGCCGATCTTCGCGTGGGTAATTGCCCTCGTGATCATGCTGGTGGGGACGCTGTCGATCCTCAAGCTACCGATCAACCAATACCCGGCCATTGCACCGCCGGCCATCGCGATCGCCGTGACCTACCCGGGTGCCAACGCGCAGACCGTGCAGGACACCGTGGTTCAGGTGATCGAGCAGCAGCTCAACGGCATCGACAACCTGCGTTATGTGTCCTCGGAAAGTAACTCCGACGGCAGCATGACCATCACCGCGACGTTCAACCAGGGTACCAACCCGGACATCGCTCAGGTTCAGGTGCAGAACAAGCTCAACCTGGCCACCCCGCTGCTGCCGCAAGAGGTGCAGCAACAGGGTATCCGTGTAACCAAGGCGGTGAAGAACTTCCTGATGGTCGTCGGTCTGGTGTCCGAAGACGGCAGCATGGGCAAGGAAGACTTGTCCAACTACATCGTGTCGAACATGCAGGACCCGATCTCCCGTACCTCCGGTGTGGGTGACTTCCAGGTCTTCGGTGCCCAGTACGCCATGCGTATCTGGCTCGACCCGGCCAAGCTGAACAACTTCCAGCTGACCCCGGTCGACGTTAAAACGGCCATCACTGCCCAGAACGTTCAGGTGTCTTCCGGCCAGATTGGCGGTTTGCCTGCGCTCAAGGGTCAGCAGCTGAACGCCACGATCATCGGTAAAACCCGTCTGCAGACCGCCGAGCAGTTCGGCAACATTCTGCTGAAGGTCAATCAGGATGGTTCGCAGGTTCGCCTTAAGGATGTCGCCAAAGTCGGTCTGGGTGGCGAGAACTACAGCATTGACGCGCAGTTCAACGGCAAGCCGGCCTCCGGTCTGGCGATCAAGTTGGCGACCGGTGCCAACGCGCTGGACACCGCCAAGGCGATCCGCGCCACGATCTCCCAGCTGGAGCCGTTCTTTCCGCCTGGCATGAAAGTGGTTTACCCGTACGACACCACGCCAGTGGTTCAGGAATCCATCACCGGCGTGGTACACACCCTGGGTGAAGCGATCATCCTGGTGTTCCTGGTGATGTACCTGTTCCTGCAGAACTTCCGCGCCACCATCATCACCACGATGACCGTGCCGGTGGTATTGCTGGGTACGTTCGGGATCCTTGCTGCTGCCGGTTTCACCATCAACACGCTGACCATGTTCGGGGTGATCCTTGCCATCGGCTTGCTGGTGGACGATGCCATCGTTGTGGTGGAAAACGTCGAGCGGGTGATGGCGGAGGACAAACTTTCGCCGCGGGACGCCACGATCAAATCCATGGAGCAGATCCAGGGTGCACTGGTCGGTATCGCACTCGTCCTGTGTGCGGTTCTGCTGCCAATGGCGTTCTTCGGCGGGTCTACGGGTGTGATCTACCGGCAGTTCTCGATCACCATTGTTTCGGCGATGGCACTTTCGGTACTGGTCGCGCTGATCTTCACCCCGGCGCTGTGCTCCACCCTGCTCAAGCCGATCGATCACGAGAAGCACGGGCAGCCGAAACGTGGATTCTTTGGCTGGTTCAACCGCACCTTCGACCGCAGCGTAGTGAGCTACGAGCGCGGCGTCGGCAACATGCTCAAGCACAAGATTCCGGCCTTCATCGTTTACGCGCTGATCGTCTGCGGCACCATCTGGATGTTCACCCGCATTCCGAGCGCGTTCCTGCCGGAAGAAGACCAGGGCGTGATTTTCGCGCAGGTGCAGACGCCTCCAGGCTCCTCGGCTGAACGTACGCAGACCGTCATCGACAACATGCGTAAGTACCTGCTGGAAGAAGAATCCGGCGCGGTCAACTCGGTGTTCACCGTTAACGGCTTCAACTTTGCCGGTCGCGGTCAGAGTTCCGGTTTGGCGTTCATCATGCTGAAACCGTGGGGCGATCGTGATGCCTCCAACAGTGTTTTCGAGCTGGCCAAACGGGCGCAGCAGCACTTCTTCGGTTTCCGCGACGCAATGACCTTTGCGGTCGTACCGCCTGCGGTACTGGAACTGGGTAACGCCACCGGTTTCGACGTGTACTTGCAGGATCAGGGCGGCGTGGGTCACGCCAAGCTGATGGAAGCGCGTAACCAGCTGTTGGGCATGGCGGCACAGAGCAAGATTCTGGCGGGCGTGCGTCCGAACGGTCTTAACGATGAGCCGCAATACCAACTGGTTATCGATGACGAGCGTGCGCAGGCCCTGGGCCTGAGCCTGTCGGACATCAACACCACGCTGTCCATCGCCATGGGTGGCAACTACGTCAACGACTTCATCGACCGCGGTCGGGTCAAGAAGGTGTACGTGCAGGGCGATGCCAGTGCGCGGATGAAGCCGGAAGACTTGAAGAAGTGGTACGTGCGCAACACCGCTGGCGAGATGGTGCCGTTTGCCTCGTTCGCCACCGGCGAGTGGGTGTTCGGTTCGCCGAAGCTGTCCCGTTACAACGGTGTACCGGCCGAGGAAGTACTGGGTACTCCGGCGCCGGGTTACAGCACCGGTGAGGCGATGGCCGAGGTCGAGCAATTGGCGAAGAAGTTGCCGGCCGGCGTGGGTCTTTCCTGGACGGGTCTGTCCTATGAAGAGCGTCTGTCCGGTTCTCAGGCGCCCGCGCTGTACGCACTGTCCATTCTGATCGTGTTCCTGTGTCTGGCGGCGCTGTACGAAAGCTGGTCGATTCCGATCGCGGTGTTGCTGGTCATCCCGCTTGGGGTTATCGGTGCGCTGATCGCGACGAGCCTGCGTGGCCTGTCCAATGACGTGTTCTTCCAGGTAGGTCTCTTGGTGACGGTGGGTCTGGCAGCGAAAAACGCTATTCTGATCGTCGAGTTCGCCAAGGAGCTGCATGAACAGGGCAAGGGCATCGTCGACGCAACCATCGAAGCCTGCCGGATGCGTCTGCGGCCCATCGTGATGACGTCCATGGCGTTCATTCTCGGTGTGGTTCCGCTGGCGATTTCCTCGGGCGCCGGTGCCGGTAGCCAGCATTCAATCGGTACGGGCGTAATCGGCGGTATGATCACCGCGGTTATCCTGGCGATCTTCTGGGTACCGTTGTTCTTCGTTTCGATATCTTCGCTGTTCAAAGGCAAACAGAAACACACTCCACACGATGAGGCTGGCCAATGA
- a CDS encoding AdeC/AdeK/OprM family multidrug efflux complex outer membrane factor — translation MSKSLISLAVTAFILGGCSLIPDYKQPAAPVPAQFPQGPAYSPAQAANQAAAEQGWRQFFHDPALQQLIQTSLQNNRDLRVAVLNIDAYRAQYRIQRADLFPAVAASGTGTRQRVPGDLSQTGESGITSQYSVGLGISSYELDLFGRVRSLSEQALQTYFAGEEGRRSTQISLVANVANAYLTWEADKELLKLTQDTLGAFEESLRLTSRSSEVGVASALDLAQSRTSVESARVKLAQYQRLVAQDENNLVLLLGTSLPANLPASKPLSADMLNEMPPGLPSELLQRRPDILQAEYNLKAANANIGAARAAFFPSISLTASAGTASGDLSGLFKGGSGTWLFEPSINLPIFNAGSLRASLDYSKIQKDIGVANYEKAIQTAFQEVSDGLAARKTYTDQLKAQTDFVNANQDYYRLAERRYRIGIDSNLTFLDAQRQLFSAQQSLITDRLSQLNSEVNLYRALGGGWYEQTPTGERQPTAGDVPSTRLF, via the coding sequence ATGAGCAAGTCCCTGATCTCGCTGGCGGTCACCGCGTTCATTCTCGGCGGCTGCTCGTTGATCCCCGATTACAAGCAGCCCGCCGCACCGGTGCCGGCTCAGTTCCCGCAAGGTCCGGCATACTCGCCGGCCCAGGCGGCGAATCAGGCGGCGGCCGAGCAAGGCTGGCGTCAGTTTTTCCATGACCCGGCGCTGCAGCAGCTGATTCAGACGTCGCTGCAGAACAACCGTGACCTGCGCGTCGCCGTGCTGAACATCGACGCCTACCGCGCGCAGTACCGCATTCAACGTGCGGACCTGTTCCCGGCTGTTGCAGCCTCGGGCACCGGCACGCGTCAGCGCGTGCCGGGCGACCTGTCGCAAACGGGCGAGTCCGGTATCACCAGTCAGTATTCGGTGGGTCTGGGCATCAGTTCCTATGAGCTGGATCTGTTCGGACGAGTGCGCAGCCTCAGTGAGCAGGCGCTGCAAACCTACTTCGCCGGTGAAGAAGGCCGACGCAGCACGCAGATCAGTCTGGTGGCCAACGTGGCCAACGCCTATCTGACGTGGGAAGCGGACAAAGAGCTGTTGAAGCTGACCCAGGACACCCTGGGCGCCTTCGAGGAAAGCCTGCGTCTGACCTCTCGCAGCAGCGAAGTGGGTGTGGCTTCGGCACTGGATCTGGCGCAATCGCGCACCTCCGTAGAGAGCGCCCGCGTCAAGCTGGCCCAGTACCAGCGACTGGTCGCCCAGGACGAAAACAATCTGGTGCTGTTGTTGGGCACCAGTCTGCCGGCCAACCTGCCCGCGTCCAAGCCGTTGAGCGCTGACATGCTCAACGAAATGCCGCCGGGGCTGCCTTCTGAGCTGCTGCAACGCCGTCCGGATATCTTGCAGGCCGAATACAACCTGAAAGCCGCCAACGCCAATATCGGCGCTGCACGCGCCGCGTTCTTCCCCAGCATCAGCCTCACGGCCAGTGCCGGTACGGCGAGCGGCGACCTGAGCGGTCTGTTCAAAGGCGGTTCGGGGACGTGGCTGTTCGAGCCGTCGATCAATCTGCCGATCTTCAACGCGGGCAGTTTGCGCGCGAGCCTCGACTACTCGAAGATCCAGAAAGACATCGGCGTCGCCAACTACGAGAAGGCGATTCAGACGGCGTTTCAGGAAGTCTCCGACGGTCTGGCCGCGCGCAAGACCTACACCGATCAGCTCAAGGCGCAGACCGATTTCGTCAACGCCAACCAGGACTACTACCGTCTGGCCGAGCGTCGCTATCGCATCGGGATCGACAGCAACCTGACCTTCCTCGACGCCCAGCGTCAGTTGTTCAGCGCGCAGCAGTCGTTGATTACCGATCGTCTGTCGCAGCTGAACAGCGAGGTCAATCTGTACCGCGCTCTCGGCGGCGGCTGGTACGAACAGACCCCGACCGGCGAGCGTCAGCCAACCGCGGGTGATGTGCCGTCTACCCGCTTGTTCTGA
- the pcaD gene encoding 3-oxoadipate enol-lactonase, with product MAFVQLEDGELHYQIDGPESAPVLVLSNSLGTDLHMWDAQIPALSKSFRVVRYDTRGHGQSLVTQGPYTIEQLGRDVLALLDALKIDRAHFCGLSMGGLIGQWLGIHGNDRLHKLILCNTAAKIGDSETWAPRIAQVEKGGKRAMTEMGAGAVGRWFTPGFVSQHPDKVTPITDVLAATSPLGYAACCAAVRDADLRKEVGSITVPTLIICGSHDAVTTVADGHFLQNHIHGSELSDYYAAHLSSVELGEVFALRVTEFLLA from the coding sequence ATGGCGTTCGTACAACTCGAAGACGGTGAACTGCATTATCAAATCGACGGCCCGGAGTCTGCGCCGGTGCTGGTGCTGTCCAACTCGCTGGGCACTGACCTGCATATGTGGGACGCGCAGATTCCGGCGCTGAGCAAGTCATTCCGCGTCGTGCGTTACGACACCCGCGGCCACGGTCAGTCCCTCGTCACCCAAGGGCCTTACACCATCGAACAGCTGGGACGAGACGTGCTGGCGCTGCTTGATGCGTTGAAAATCGACCGCGCGCATTTCTGCGGATTGTCCATGGGAGGCCTCATCGGGCAGTGGCTGGGCATCCACGGCAACGACCGGCTGCACAAGCTGATTCTGTGCAACACCGCAGCAAAGATCGGCGATTCGGAAACGTGGGCGCCGCGCATTGCGCAGGTGGAGAAGGGCGGCAAACGGGCAATGACGGAGATGGGCGCTGGCGCCGTAGGGCGTTGGTTCACCCCCGGCTTTGTCAGCCAGCACCCCGATAAAGTCACGCCCATCACCGACGTGCTGGCGGCAACTTCTCCGCTGGGTTATGCCGCCTGCTGCGCTGCCGTTCGGGATGCGGATCTGCGCAAGGAAGTCGGTTCGATCACCGTGCCCACGCTGATCATCTGCGGCAGCCATGACGCCGTCACCACGGTGGCGGACGGGCACTTTCTGCAGAACCACATCCACGGCAGCGAACTCTCCGACTATTACGCCGCGCACCTGTCCAGCGTTGAACTGGGTGAAGTCTTTGCACTGCGTGTGACGGAGTTTTTGTTGGCGTAA
- a CDS encoding MFS family transporter: MTTTHYTGEERRKRIFAIVGASSGNLVEWFDFYVYAFCAIYFAPAFFPSDDPTVQLLNTAGVFAAGFLMRPIGGWLFGRVADKHGRKNSMMISVLMMCAGSLVIACLPTYASIGAWAPFLLLMARLFQGLSVGGEYGTTATYMSEVALRGQRGFFASFQYVTLIGGQLLAVLTVVILQQFLSADELKAYGWRIPFVVGAVAAVISLVLRRSLKETTTAEVRQNKDAGSMSALFRDHKAAFITVLGYTAGGSLIFYTFTTYMQKYLVNTVHMDAKVASYIMTGALFLYMCMQPVFGMLADKIGRRASMLWFGGLGTLCTVPLLLTLKTTTSPIIAFVLITLALAIVSFYTSISGLVKAEMFPVQVRALGVGLAYAVANAIFGGSAEYVALGLKNMGMENTFYWYVTAMMAIAFLFSLRLPKKPAYLHEDH, translated from the coding sequence ATGACAACGACTCACTACACCGGCGAAGAACGGCGCAAGCGGATCTTCGCCATCGTCGGGGCCTCATCGGGCAACCTCGTCGAATGGTTCGACTTCTACGTCTACGCCTTCTGCGCCATCTATTTCGCGCCTGCGTTTTTTCCTTCCGACGACCCGACCGTTCAACTGCTCAACACCGCGGGCGTCTTCGCCGCAGGCTTTCTGATGCGTCCCATCGGCGGCTGGCTGTTCGGTCGCGTGGCCGACAAGCACGGCCGCAAGAACTCGATGATGATTTCCGTGCTGATGATGTGCGCGGGCTCGCTGGTCATTGCCTGTCTGCCCACTTACGCGTCGATCGGTGCCTGGGCGCCGTTTCTGTTGTTGATGGCGCGCCTGTTCCAGGGCCTGTCGGTGGGCGGCGAATACGGCACCACGGCCACGTACATGAGCGAAGTCGCGTTGCGGGGGCAGCGCGGGTTTTTCGCTTCGTTTCAGTACGTGACGCTGATTGGCGGCCAGCTGTTGGCCGTGCTGACCGTGGTCATCCTGCAGCAGTTTCTCAGCGCCGATGAGCTCAAAGCCTACGGCTGGCGGATTCCATTCGTGGTCGGTGCGGTGGCGGCGGTGATTTCGCTGGTGCTGCGCCGGTCGCTGAAAGAAACCACCACCGCTGAAGTGCGTCAGAACAAGGACGCGGGCAGCATGTCTGCCCTGTTCCGCGATCACAAAGCGGCGTTCATCACCGTGCTGGGCTACACCGCCGGTGGCTCGCTGATTTTCTACACCTTCACCACGTACATGCAGAAATACCTGGTGAACACCGTGCACATGGATGCCAAGGTCGCGAGCTATATCATGACCGGCGCGCTGTTCCTGTACATGTGCATGCAGCCGGTGTTCGGCATGCTCGCCGACAAAATCGGCCGTCGCGCTTCGATGCTGTGGTTCGGCGGGCTGGGCACGCTGTGCACGGTGCCGCTGCTGCTGACCTTGAAAACCACCACCAGCCCGATCATCGCCTTCGTGCTGATCACCCTGGCCCTGGCGATCGTCAGTTTCTACACCTCCATCAGCGGCCTGGTGAAAGCCGAGATGTTCCCGGTTCAGGTTCGGGCGCTGGGCGTCGGCCTGGCCTATGCCGTGGCGAATGCGATTTTCGGCGGCTCGGCGGAATACGTGGCCTTGGGTCTTAAGAACATGGGCATGGAAAACACCTTCTACTGGTACGTGACTGCAATGATGGCGATTGCTTTCCTGTTCAGCCTGCGACTGCCGAAGAAGCCTGCTTACCTGCACGAAGATCACTGA
- the pcaF gene encoding 3-oxoadipyl-CoA thiolase → MMRDVFICDAIRTPIGRFGGALATVRADDLAALPIKALMARNPSVNWNELDEVFLGCANQAGEDNRNVARMAALLAGLPATVPGVTLNRLCASGMDAVGSAFRAIACGEMELAIAGGVESMSRAPFVMGKADTAFGRGQKLEDTTLGWRFVNPHMKDQYGVESMPQTGDNVAEDFGISREDQDAFALRSQQRTAAAQAAGFFVEEIVPVRIAHKKGETVVDIDEHPRADTSLEALAKLKPVNGPGKTVTAGNAAGLNDGAAAMILASAEAVKKHGLTPRARVLGMASAGVEPRVMGIGPVPAVRKLVARLGLAVSDFDVIELNEAFASQGLAVMRELGIADDSPKVNPNGGSISLGHPLGMSGTRLVLTALHQLEKTGGSKALATMCVGVGQGLALAIAR, encoded by the coding sequence ATGATGCGCGACGTATTTATCTGCGACGCGATTCGCACCCCTATCGGCCGTTTTGGCGGCGCCCTAGCGACCGTTCGGGCGGATGACCTGGCCGCGTTGCCGATCAAGGCCCTGATGGCGCGCAACCCGTCGGTCAACTGGAATGAGCTCGACGAAGTATTTCTCGGCTGCGCCAATCAGGCCGGTGAAGACAACCGCAACGTCGCACGCATGGCGGCGCTGTTGGCCGGGTTGCCAGCCACTGTGCCGGGCGTGACCCTTAATCGCTTGTGCGCTTCAGGCATGGACGCGGTGGGTTCTGCGTTCCGTGCCATCGCCTGCGGTGAAATGGAGCTGGCCATTGCCGGCGGCGTCGAGTCCATGTCCCGCGCGCCGTTTGTGATGGGCAAGGCCGACACGGCATTCGGCCGCGGGCAGAAGCTGGAAGACACCACCCTGGGCTGGCGCTTCGTCAATCCGCACATGAAAGACCAGTACGGCGTTGAGAGCATGCCGCAGACCGGCGACAACGTCGCTGAGGATTTCGGCATCTCCCGGGAGGATCAGGACGCGTTTGCCCTGCGCAGCCAGCAGCGCACGGCCGCGGCTCAGGCCGCGGGCTTCTTCGTCGAGGAGATCGTGCCCGTGCGCATCGCCCACAAAAAAGGCGAGACCGTCGTCGACATCGACGAGCACCCCCGTGCCGACACCAGCCTTGAAGCGCTCGCCAAGCTGAAGCCGGTCAACGGGCCTGGCAAAACGGTCACGGCCGGCAACGCCGCAGGCCTGAACGACGGCGCGGCGGCGATGATTCTAGCGTCCGCCGAAGCCGTCAAGAAGCACGGCCTGACGCCGCGCGCTCGCGTGCTGGGGATGGCCAGTGCCGGCGTTGAGCCTCGCGTCATGGGCATCGGCCCGGTCCCGGCGGTGCGCAAGCTGGTGGCACGACTGGGTCTGGCGGTCAGTGATTTCGACGTCATCGAGCTCAACGAAGCGTTCGCCAGCCAAGGCCTGGCGGTCATGCGTGAGCTGGGCATCGCCGACGACTCGCCGAAGGTCAATCCCAATGGAGGCTCGATTTCGCTGGGACATCCGCTCGGCATGAGCGGCACGCGGCTGGTGCTGACGGCGTTGCATCAGCTGGAGAAAACCGGCGGCAGCAAAGCGCTGGCCACGATGTGCGTTGGCGTGGGGCAAGGCCTGGCCCTTGCGATAGCGCGCTAA